The Culex pipiens pallens isolate TS chromosome 2, TS_CPP_V2, whole genome shotgun sequence DNA window TTCTGTGGACTCTTCCGATTCCGATGATTTTTGTTGCTGTTCTTAATTATGTTGCACGAgcggtttttgcaagaaactgAAACGACTAGTTAAATTCGGATTACTTGATATCCAAATCTTATCATTTTCGAGTTATTAATTCAAGACCGGATATTTTCGttatttaacttttgtttttaaTCATCTCCTCACGATGTCGTGAGTTGCGTTGGTGACCTTAAACGGTGCGCGTTGCGGTcgtcacgcaggattttcgttgccgtttccgtgtGTTTATCtttccgggcggtttcgcgttttcgcatattatcttggttttatctttccacagccggctgtctaagattgaatcatttatgctaaactcaacaccaaataatcgggaatagtctcatccgcatcatccgattgtttgccttgagaatgcataattcATCACACTATTAacgaaatttattgattattgggtcgcatcatcatcctctatgatgaatcctggccattacccttacccactaacaaaatcccaagtagaagtagttttttccggcacacgtgggggtgtggatatcgtatagaacccacccttggtagcaacctgtgctaactaacattcccgtcccaatccccccgagatctacaaactgacatggcgggcgccgttggtggccaacgactgttacctatttattccagatctagttttgaagatcttgatgttttatcttttcagcgcattcatacatgctgttgataagggaaacactattagttcgttgaagcgtatgatcgttgtattgataggatattacggtcctgttcagcaacggagaaggacaaccatgggtggtctctcatgctcatgctctgaagcattatttgctggtattaaatgccaatataatgccgctatttagtgcctcgcggttacttgggtattCTATGCTTTAATTTTCCTGAATGGTCATATTTAATTtacaaagtatttaaaattataaggAAATGAAATATAATTcttttacaaataaataaactgcagttaggccaatgcaaatattttttctatttgaaatggtgtcgatttctgaaaagtcagggaaaactGGTATTATTGACAAGGAATTTTGTTTGACCtagaaaagtcagggaattttttGCTCGGTCAGGTAATTTTAATGACTCAATAAGAAATCCAACTATATTAAAATTCTTGTTGAATATTCGCTCTTGATGAAGTACTTAAATGTCGTCTCTGGCgtttgtcaattttataattttgtttttttccagatATTGATTGTGaaactgttttatgtttttttttttttgtaattgatgagatataatttaatttataaatctttaaattaaaatcaatcgACATTATGCCAGAAGATGCTTGAGGCATGAAGAGAAATATctaatattaactttttttaaaccctGGTCCTGAGAAATTCTTCACGAAAAGTGGAAATGAATTTCTTGCGTTTTTGTTGAAttagctaattttttttttttgaggtctTAGGGCTGGTGCGgagctcggaaggaacgcaaaaaataaaaaaaatataaaatttggaataacaaGCCATGTTGCCAGGTAAAAACCTCTTGTTTTTGGCatgaataatgtgtagaaaacattgaTTTATTGGCAAACACGATTTTAGCGATATTTTCTTGTCAATGTTCTCTTaagctcttaaaaaaaatgtcttaaaagctctttgagtgcgTTTAATGGTTCTTACGCTATATCTCACTtggttttcaatattatttctaAGGGTCTTCGGGAGCCTTGAAGATTAGCGTAATTAGTGTACTCTAATTactggcacaacatgctgggtatcatctacgtgaaatgccaaacaagttcttctaaaagaggagtcAGAGTGGATGCACGTCTGGTACCAACCTTATTACAGTTTTTGTTTTATGCAAAATatgataattttcacaaaataatgtattttttctcaaaataatgtaTTCACAAAATAATGTATATTGTTcatgctcaaattttcataatttgcaaaatgggtacTAAACAAAGCgacattttgtatgcattttaattaattttcaaagagttttttttgtaaaataaattcgcaaattccttttttttttttggaaagtacagtctagactcaattttccaaaagtcTCGGAATAATTtaactccggataatcgaatcacgaaaaaaaaaatttttgtcttttttttattgttcaaaatttatttagaatttttaaatcaaccattcaaatttgactaaaatgtgtTCGCAGagttcaaatttgatgttaaagcaagaaaatataaaaaaaacgcgaTCCCCGCCTtggtcaggggtattcaaaaacacccaaaatctaaaaaaaatcaaaattttgtttataggaatttttttttatttatatgcattttcactttattagatttttttataaatacgaaaattttcacaaaataccgtattttttcaaaaatactaaaacttttatgctattttgtgcaaatttgtctttgaaaaaactaaaatgaagtaaaaatagatgaaaaattttgcattgtttggtaccgtcattaggggtgacattgggtcgaacaaatttctgcatttttgtatgacccaatcttatCCCGCAGACCCAatgtaaaatagtgtttttgaaatatacggtaatttgtgaaaatttgagtattgactcgaataaattaaaaatgcattcaacatttcgcttcgtttgatacccatattgcgaattatgaaaatttgagcattttcaaaatatgtacacGGTTACTTACTAGGTACATTATCATAAAGTTATATggataaagtattttttttagaaagattttaaaaatgtagttATCGTTAATAGAATTAACGATAACGATATATCATCGTTATCATCCCggcgataacgataaccataaTCGTTACTGTTAGAcgctaatattatcgacgataattttatcgattaacaaccctttttttgcctttttatcATTGCACAGTACAAAATTGgattggattttccgaaaaatgccGAAGTTTTGGAGTCTTTAGAAGAGTtgttaaaaatggaaaaagacaactttggtttggttgaaattaggatggttcacgattagggtgttgTTCATaatctaactttgcaggatttttTTAGTCTTCAAGAATGTTGTTaaacttgccaatccaagcaacctTGTCGAatacaccaacattttatcacGCAATCtatgccttctacgaccaaattcaGTGAAAGCAGCATCTGAGCGaaccttcaaaaatctgtttttttttaatgtagcaattcagggtaaaGTTTTGGAGAATTGTAATGTTGGAGACACTTTTtattagagctctaaaaaacaaacatttttattttttgacaagtcagtTTGGAcgtaaccctctaacgcccatggttactccagagcaccacgtAGCATCACCACTTTACTCTGAATCACCATgaggaaaaaaaaccttattttttttttcttttcatgatgatcaaaaatttatgttttgaacTATATGATGATAAAAAATCCGAAACTACACTAATTCGAATTTTCATTACTCATCGAATGATGCTGATGtgttgagattattttttatcCAAAACCTCCCCTCCGTCCCACAGAGCCAGTTTAAGCTGGTGTCCAACACCGGCGGCCACTTCACGGGCTCCACGATTTCCGGCCGAAATCTAACCGCCATGCTGGCACCGTCCACATCGGTGTCCCCGTCAACGTCCACGTCGAGCCTTCAAATGGCCGGCATGGCGACATCATCACCGGCCTCGACGTCCTCTTCAACGTCCTCGCCGGCGACCTTCGTCAGCAACAGCACAAACATGATGACCTCCGCCCCCAGTCCGACGATTGTCATGCCCCAACTCCCGCCACCTGCCTCTCCCGCCGCAGCCCACCACGTAAAAGGatctcatcatcatcagcagcaacagcaacaccaGCAGCATCATAGTAGTAATCATCAGCACCAGCCACAGTACAATTACGGCAAAAAGGCCGCGGCCAGTGGCCAAATTCACACGCCTGCCTCCCGCCGAAggaaaacggacaaaatcggccGCGGGCTGAGGCACTTTTCGATGAAGGTGTGCGAAAAGGTGAAGGAAAAGGGCACCACCACGTACAACGAAGTCGCGGACGAGCTGGTCGCGGAGGAAACCCAGAGCCACGCCGGTGCCGATCCGGCCTCGTACGACCAGAAGAACATCCGCCGGCGGGTGTACGACGCGCTCAACGTCCTGATGGCGATGAACATCATCTCGAAGGAGAAGAAGGAAATCCGCTGGCACGGACTGCCCACGAGCAGCGTCGAGGAGTGCGACGACCTGGAGAAGGAGAACGAACGGGCCCGCGAACGGATCGAAacgaagcagcagcagctgcgcGAACTCATCCTGCAGCACGTGGCGTTCAAGTCGCTGGTCGCGCGCAACCAGGAAAACGAGGACCGGGGCCTGGTGCCCAACTCCAACTCCGCCATCCAGTTGCCATTCATCATCGTCAACACGGAGAAGAAAACTCACATCAACTGCAGCATCTCGAACGACAAGTAAGGAGGAGGGATTCTCGGTGTAAGAAAACGTTTTAACTAAAGATTTTCTATTCTTTTAATTCACAGATCGGAATTCTCGTTCAAGTTCGACAACACGTTCGAAATCCACGACGATCTGGAAGTGCTCAAGCGGATGGGGCTGCTGCTTGGTGAGAAGAACATTCGCGAAGAAATCGGAATGAATAGTCCTAATCAATTTGCTTTTATTATCTTCTAACCTGCAGGTTTGGACAAGGGAGAGTGCACCATCGAAGATAGAAACAAGATCAAATCGATGGTGCCCAAATCgctggaaaagtacattgatgGTAAGTTAGTTTTCTTTATCTTTTCATTTGTTCAATTCCCTGATCAAACAACAATCTAGATTAGATGctcggaaaacttaaaaaaaaaatgtcatgacAGGGAAGTTTATGGTAATATGGACAAAgagggtaatttggacacctcttttaaaaaacctcaacagtatcgaaaagtattacttacgaacgctgaaatttttaatttctcaacGCTCAAATGAGTGCTAtagtgaacttttcagcactgttatttttggtgatgataagggagcgttcttttattacgtaacgcagttaggggggagggggtgtcggtgtctgttacgaaatgttacgaaaattgggggagggtgtgatgaaaaattctgttacgtaacgcaaaattttcatataagcactcataaaaatttgcaaaaagaccttgcgttacgcgttacagggggggtaggggggatggctcatctgttacgatttgttacaaaggggggggggaggggggtcaaaaatcccaaattttgcgttacgtaataaaagaacgctccctaagaaGGCCTTTTCGCcactatactgccgttctacactcaaaatcagaagtacccttcaaaaagggttctatctaccctttatctgtcatcccaaagaaaaaaaaaaccctttttgagggttacttccatccttttttcaagtttaccggtagtaaccctttgcaaaagggtgacgacgggtaaactttaaaaaaagggtggaagtaaccctcaaaaagggttttttttctttgggatgagccagggttgttacggacggcgcggatcgcgcggatggcgcggatggcgcgtatcgcgcggatctggcgcggatttgctggctaattttgttcaggcgcggatttcgcgcggatagcaattttcataaataaaataattgagaacgatagaatttctttcaagGTACAAAGGAAATATTATaagcaattaaataaattcaatctttttctttgagtgcaaaaacatcaatttctaaatagttgttaatgaagaattttttttctgaaaactattcattgttttttttcttaatacgaatCTTTAAAAATAGTCTTAAGGagcgtttatttttaaaaatgtattgagaTTTCTTATTCTTATAGCAAACAATAAATATTGAGCGATCATATTaattacaatttcaaaattacaaaattcgaaaaatttcagaatttcaaaaagctttacttctttttagattttttaagttttttcaatcttatatttaaattttgaaatttgcgatttattaaaaaaattaaagattctgttgccactctgatttaggtggaattggttctactctcaattatcaaaatatgacgaaatccacttagcaatctgctaaaatctccgtctaaaattgaaaatttcagaatttacatattcaattaaacaaaaaaaaatagaattcataaatttgccaAAACATGCAGACTCAAAAACGATCCTAAATTCTcacattgaaaaatttaaaaaaaataacatggattttttctaattcttaaattcttatttttttatgaaagttcTTTAGTTATTCAATCATTtatttattaagttattaaatttttaaattattgaatttttaaattaatcaataattaaattattaaattattaaataattgaattattaaattattaaattattaaattattaaattattaaattattaaattattaaattattaaattattaaattattaaattattaaattattaaattattaaattattaaattattatattattaaattattaaattattaaattattaaattattaaattattaaattattaaattattaaattattaaattattaaattattaaattattaaattattaaattattaaattattaaattattaaattattaaattattaaattattaaattattaaattattaaattattaaattattaaattattaaattattaaattattaaattattaaattattaaattattaaattattaaattattaaattattaaattattaaattattaaattattaaattattaaattattaaattattaaattattaaattattaaattattaaattattaaattattaaattattaaattattaaattattaaattattaaattattaaattattaaattatttaattatttaattattaaattattaaattattaaattattgaattattaaattattaaatttttggagtcgtattttagtttagagaaatttagagaagaaaataaaataaatttcgtgtttcgattttccagCGTAAAATTTTGGTGGGAATTATCAAGTACAAAATccctagattttataatttggttgtttattttagggttttaaatttttttaagttttgaatttaaattttttttcctgaatttgtttttaaagcaacgatatttaaagtgttacaaaaaatgttaatattgtttcagaaatggcagAAAAGGTTCCACTTGGCGCAGgtgggatatgaatccacaactgatcaacggatCAGTAATGCTTTCTGTATcattcttttttcgtttaaaattttattcattatgttactctcttctatgtttgtcgcgatttttttatatggcgcggatttcgcgcggattgggttttgaggtcggcgcggatctggcgcggattttttttcgacttttccgtaacaaccctggatgacagataaagggtagatagaACCCTTTTTGCGGGGTAcctctgattttgagtgtacgcataattgtcccatgtcattttttgacgattttgactttttagcatttttgagtttagtttactgccgttctacgcataattgtcccatgtcattttttgtcgattctgaccttttatcatttttaggtttagtttgacgtttacttttcgaaaaacacataaaatctagtactttgttcggaaaatccttgaaaacaacaccaagtctgtttgtcccatcgttgtacttctacgcataattgtcccatcaagtattttctatcacgaaattatcagttttacGAAGTATTGTGTCATGTCTACCTGTTGTGTAGCAAGAGGATTACAGATAAGAGTGATTAACTGCTAATTGGGAtgattagggacatatagggtgaatagggacccacgggacaattatgcgtagaaacacaaaaaacggtcgaaaaattgcaatcgcgtttttctcagttgctttttttttgaacatgggacaattatgcgtagaacggcagtatagagGAATGAATCAACTCGTGACCtcattttgaggctaggaattttgacaggtatggtGTTCTTTTGACATTCGCCTCCTTTCACCACCACAGAAAAATGTGGGAGAAATATCAGTAGAACaccatacctgtcaaaattcctagccccAAAAATTTTACTTTGACAGATGTCGTGTACCAGCTTGGggtatttgatttgttttcactCTCCGAAAATCTCGAAGCAAGTTTCCATCACCAGATTTATGACCAATCAAATCTTATAACCTGCAACCAAGTCTTCTGCCACACgatctgtgtaaattttaacgCTAGTCGTTGGAAATGCGAAAGCAAATTCTTCcggaaaaatattccaaatgcAAAGTCCTTGACAGCGGCAATGACATCAGTCAAACCACTCAAAAGTCACTCACAAATTGAATACTGAGTtctttgatttaatttaataaaggagagaatcgtgacgtcagaaatgaactcaaatcactcaaagttcattttgtgagtgactttaacattttggcctagtttgacagctacattgtccccagttttctgtgagagagaaaaggaggcgaatactttatgaaaatcatacctgtcaaaattcctagcctcaaaattttgtcgcgagttgcttttctcctctattgtccccagtttttctgtgggagagaaaaggaggcgaatactttatgaaaatcatacctgtcaaaattttgaggcttgGAATTTTGAccggtatgattttcataaagtattcgcctccttttctctcccacagaaaactagGGActatgtagctgtcaaactaggccaaactgttaaagtcactcacaaaatgaaccttgagtgatttgagttcatttcggacgtcacgattttctcctctatgacATCAGTCAAACCACTCAAAAGTCACTCACGAATCGAATACTGAGTTCTTTGAGTTAATTTAATAGAGTTGAAAAtcaaactcaaatcactcaTAGTTCATTtagtgagtgactttaacattttggcctagtttgacagctacattgtccccagttttctgtgggagagaaaaggaggcgaatactttatgaaaatcatacctgtcaaaattcctagcctcaaaattttgtcgcgagatTGCGGGGGAAGAATTGGTCACTTTGGTCCAGTAAAAAGGGCAAGATGCATGTcaaactgattaaaaaaaacaatgcataagaagcgttttcaaaataaaataaaatatttttaaattttttgtgattcaaaaaaaagtttcccaaatTATTCAACTGGTGAAAAAagttgtgaactttttctttaaaaacatgttttggaacactaaAAATTTAGTTTCCCCATGTATATTAAAGATATAAAccgttatatagttgataacagatgtgatCACGTATATTCAAtaacgatttttgaaaaactttcttgcaaaatagttcaaattactattttttcgaaatttatagttttctcatagaataaTCAAAccaatattggaaagttatacaccaaaatgttggaaatatttttttctgatcagAATCCttcataagtttaaaaaaaagtttattttgaaggtaaaaacacattttttcaaaaaatcataggcttccgctatttgttcataggtggcgacatgtgtcttttagatttgctgcaaaatttctatttgtatggaaaatcacATTCTTTTATAGAAAACGCAATTTTTGTCGATATGATATTTTATGTCGTACGTATTCttaatcaggaaaaaaaatccgttcaCCTTCCCCTTGACTGCATTCAAATGACATGCTGTCACCATTCTGCACCGCACGCGaaagcgagagagagaaaaaacatGTGGCTTTGGgacgggcggctgcttgagtgttGAACTCGGTTTCATTCGTTTCAACTTCGTGAGCATTCACTGACGGTCGCGCTCAGTCAGCTCAGTTTTGAAATTGTGATCAAAAGTATTTATTTTCCGGGCggccttttttttggaaatatatcATTTTACATCGTTAaatgaagtttgtttttttccgATTAATCATTACTCatgataacaaaaaatcaattaagtAATGCTTTTCTCAACTCCAAACCATCCAGCATACGGTCTCGGCGTGGAGAACGAATCCGAGGACTGGGAGATGGCGTCGTCGTTCAACGGGGGCCAGGACTACGACGACAGCGTGCAGGACAGCACGGATCTGGTGTCCAGCTACCAGGACAACATTAGCGAGCTCAACGACGATGACCTGATCTCCGAGGACGGCCAGGACGGTTAGAGCGGCATGTCGCAATCTGCAATCGTGCGTGTGTGGTAAAAGGATTTCGTTCGTACTTCTTTTATTGGCCTTAGGTTGACGTCGTTGTGGGATGGGAGAGTTGCACgcgcacgcacgcacgcacgaaAAGTTTGCTGGAAGTCGGAAGTAAGGTAGGTTTAAGCAACACAAATTGAGAACTCTACGGCCGCAACGAGCTGTAGAGGTTGAATTTTCAGTTTCAATTACAAAACAAGAAGAAGGAAACCACAAATGTTACTCTTAAGCAAAGATCATTAAATGTTGCACGTGAAGTGCAACtcaatacactgaaaaaaagaaaagaaaaacacacaaaaacaaattCGTTATGAATATCGTTATAAGAGGAATGCGAAACGTAGTAAATGTGCAAAGTGCAAAACAAATGGAAACAATTTTCTCTAATTGGTTCATCTTGAACCTGCGCTTAACCGTGTCGATTGGCCTGAAAGGATCCGTAGCTGATAACGAAAATGCACCCAAAAGTACAGAAGTTACTTTTTACAACCGAAAAGCCGCAAAACAGAGAAAAGTCCATCAACAAGAAGTTACTCACACAAAACAAAACCATTTTTATATCAAACTTAACAAACAACACActaaatgttagaaaaaaaaagaaaagataaCTGCATCGAACACATCCCAATTTTTTAAGAGCAAACATCTCAGGCTTAAGTTTCTGTCAACAATCAATCAAAAGTAGAGAGTTTTTTCGCATTCGTCGCGCCCATTAACCATAtttcaacacacacacacaacctaATACAAAACCCCAACAATAGCCGTAGGAAGacaacaaaacaagaaaaaaataactattaAAAATACCACATCGTACGTGTCATATCGTGTTTATTTCTTTTGCAGTGTAGAGAAAAGCGCTTTTCAAacccatatatttttttaattttcaccacTGAATGtttctgttgaaaaaaaaatattgaacgcTACAAACATTAAGAATACTAATAAAAAGACAAATTGTTTTCCTGCTTCTCGTCAAATGAGATGAGAGGGGGAAACACCATTGGCAATATTCtaccaacaaaacaaaaaagaacgaAATTGTACATATTCATTGGGCTTAGAATTGTAGCAGCAGAAATTGGaaccctttaaaaaaacgaaacagaAAATATGAGTGAAAAATGCTTGCTgcagttgagaaaaaaaaagaaaatgagaAATTACAAAACAAACAAGCAAACCCTTACACTGAGTAACTCAGACTAATGTAGTTTTACTCGCACATTAATagaaacagagaaaaaaaaaacaaacttttattttcaccttaacaaacaaaaatataatttttctttaaaaaccccTGCATCAATAGAAAtctatatatttatttataagtgCGTTTTTGTTCTcgttttttaagtttcttttaTTGTCATGTTTTTTTAGTCTTTATGTATATCGCTCGGTAGCGACGAAACAACAACCCCTAATGAAATGAAGTAAAACAGCAGGTTGACGACGGAAGAGAAACAGAAgcagaaataataaatattatttttatcgcATAAGCAAAATCTTTATTcttagttattatttttttcttagaaatgtAATTCTAATACCGTAAACATTTATGATGAAATTCGACATTAAATGCATAGAAGTAAATCGTGGCCGTGTTTTGACTTTGCGAATATCCGAAAGATACAATCtggagttagaaaaaaaaatggcggactaattgaaaaaaaaaaaaactcctctaTATTATATTCCCCAATCCCCATTTCTGAATTTCCACGAAGCCAAAATTACACAACCAACctcaactgattcggagcgtttggtacggtatgtcca harbors:
- the LOC120431569 gene encoding transcription factor Dp-1-like translates to MAHHQNKPVSIVIQDPNGQQQILQVMQTASTTGRPLTSASVKTIVKEVTGQETSAIIAGQNFATPVMQKLAPGQKIITMNNPKLQILNSPAAKSASGKPLVRISPSQLSQFKLVSNTGGHFTGSTISGRNLTAMLAPSTSVSPSTSTSSLQMAGMATSSPASTSSSTSSPATFVSNSTNMMTSAPSPTIVMPQLPPPASPAAAHHVKGSHHHQQQQQHQQHHSSNHQHQPQYNYGKKAAASGQIHTPASRRRKTDKIGRGLRHFSMKVCEKVKEKGTTTYNEVADELVAEETQSHAGADPASYDQKNIRRRVYDALNVLMAMNIISKEKKEIRWHGLPTSSVEECDDLEKENERARERIETKQQQLRELILQHVAFKSLVARNQENEDRGLVPNSNSAIQLPFIIVNTEKKTHINCSISNDKSEFSFKFDNTFEIHDDLEVLKRMGLLLGLDKGECTIEDRNKIKSMVPKSLEKYIDAYGLGVENESEDWEMASSFNGGQDYDDSVQDSTDLVSSYQDNISELNDDDLISEDGQDG